The sequence CGTAGTAGCCTTAATAACTAAACAGGAATTATTACTTTTTCTTATTGGCGGTGTTTTTGTTATGGAAATACTGTCGGTAGTAATTCAGATTATATCCTATAAAATCTGGCGTAAAAGAATTTTTAAAATGGCGCCTATACATCATCATTTTGAAAAATTGGGATGGCAGGAATCTCAGATTATTGTTCGGTTTTGGATTATAGGGATAATACTTGCGTTGTTGAGTTTGAGCACGCTTAAATTGAGATGATTGATTTAAAAGATAAAGAAGTTTGCGTTCTGGGGTTGGGAGTCAGCGGTTTTGCTGCGTGTAAGCTTTTACTTGCGCAAAAAATCAATGTGAAAATATCGGAAATCAATGATAATCCAAATACAAAAGACAAGCTGAAAATACTACAAGATAAGGGGGTTAAGTCCGAAATCGGCAAACACTCAGAGGAATTTATTTTATCTTGTGACTTAATTGTAGTTTCACCAGGTGTTAAGTTTGACCTGCCTATTTTAAAAAAGGCAAGGCAAAATAAAATACCCGTAATAAGTGAAGTCGAACTTGCTTATCAGTTTTGCCCTTCCAAAATTATTGCGGTTACGGGGACAAACGGTAAAACTACTACCGTAAAACTTATCTCTCATTTGTTAAAGGAAAAGTTCAATGTATATGAAGGCGGCAATTTAGATATCCCTTTTGAAGTCCCATTTTCTTCCTTTGTTGAAAAACTTTACGGCGAAGATATAGTCGTTTTGGAAGTAAGCAGTTTCCAGCTTGAAAACATTTTATATTTTAAACCGTTTGTTTCTATAATGCTTAATATTGCTACCGACCATCTTAATGTTCATAAAGATATGAATGATTATTTGTCTTCCAAAGCTAAAATTTTTTCCAACCAGAAAACAGGAGATTTTACGGTTATCAATGCCTCTGACTCATATCTTTTAAAGATGAAAGATATAATACATTCTAATCTTTGCTATTTCTCTTTAAATAAAAAGGTTCCTGAAGGGGCGTATATAAATAGGGACGAAATAATGTTTTGCAAAGACGAAGAAATAGAAGTGATTTGTAAAAAGGATGTTTTCCCTTTACTGGGAGAACATAACTTGGAGAATTGTCTTGCTGCTGTAGTTGCCGCAAAAATTTTAGGATTGAATAAGTTCGAAATAGAAAAAGGGTTAAGAAGTTTTCAAAACATAGAACACCGATTGGAAGAAGTGGGAGAAATAAAAGGCGTTGAATTCATTAACGATTCCAAATCTACGAATGTCGCATGCTTAGAAAAAGCGCTTCTTACACTTAAAGCGCCTTTGTTTCTCATCTTGGGTGGCATAGACAAGGGCAACGATTATTCTCAAATAGAAACACTTATAAAAAGTAAAGTGAAATCAATTTTTGCAATTGGTAAAAGTAAAGAAAAAATTGCAGAAGTTTTTAAAAATATTGTTGATGTTGTCATCAATGAAACATTGGAAAAAGCAGTAGAATGCGCGTTAAAAAATGCCAAGTCTGGCGAAAAAATTCTCTTTTCCCCAGCCTGCGCTTCTTTTGATATGTTTAAGGATTATAAAGATAGAGGCAAACAGTTTAAGAAAATTTTTTCAAGATTGAAAAAGGAATATGAATAAAATAAATTTTATGTTGCTTATGGTGGTTGTTCTGCTTGCTTGTATTGGGCTTATTGTGGTTTATTCTGCTTCTTCAGCATATGCAATGGACAGATTTGGAAGCAGTTATTATTTTTTTCACAGACAACTTTTATGGCTATTTGTTGGTGGGATGGGACTAATCTTTACTTATAATTTGCCGTATAAAAAATGGAAAGCTGCAAGCAAACCATTGATAATGGTTTCAATATTACTATTATTGATGACTATTAGCCCTTTGGGGCGTCAGGCAGGCGGCGCTAAAAGATGGATAGGCTTTGGTGGTTTTCTTCTTCAACCTGCTGAAATCGTGAAACTTTTCTTTGTCATATATATAGCGGATTTCCTGTCAAGGAAAAAAGTAAAAATAAAAAGTTTTTTTCAAGGATTATGCCCGCCTCTTTTTCTACTGTCGGTAGTTGTGGTGATTCTTTTACTTCAACCGGATTTCGGCACAGCAGTACTCATTGCTGTGCTTACTTTTATTCTTTTCTTTGTGGGAGGAGGCAGTCTTGTCTATCTGTTTTCGCTTTTTTTCCTTTCCTTGCCGATTGCTTATTATCTTGTATTTAATGTTGGATACAGAAGGGAGAGGGTTATGACTATTTTAAATCCTTACAAGGACCCTCAAGGCGCAGGTTTTCAACTTATACAATCTATTATTGCTATTGGATCAGGTAGAATTTTTGGTAAAGGGATTGGCGCTTCAAAACAAAAATTGTTTTTTCTGCCTTCTTCATATAATGATTTTATTTTCTCCATAATAGCGGAAGAATTGGGGTTTATAGGCGCAACGACTATAATTTTGCTCTTTGTAGTTTTTGTTATTCTCGGTTTTAGAATTGTTTTAAAAGCAAGAGAAGCAAAAGATGACTTTGCAGTTTTGCTTGC comes from bacterium and encodes:
- the mraY gene encoding phospho-N-acetylmuramoyl-pentapeptide-transferase (First step of the lipid cycle reactions in the biosynthesis of the cell wall peptidoglycan), with the protein product VVALITKQELLLFLIGGVFVMEILSVVIQIISYKIWRKRIFKMAPIHHHFEKLGWQESQIIVRFWIIGIILALLSLSTLKLR
- the murD gene encoding UDP-N-acetylmuramoyl-L-alanine--D-glutamate ligase, with amino-acid sequence MIDLKDKEVCVLGLGVSGFAACKLLLAQKINVKISEINDNPNTKDKLKILQDKGVKSEIGKHSEEFILSCDLIVVSPGVKFDLPILKKARQNKIPVISEVELAYQFCPSKIIAVTGTNGKTTTVKLISHLLKEKFNVYEGGNLDIPFEVPFSSFVEKLYGEDIVVLEVSSFQLENILYFKPFVSIMLNIATDHLNVHKDMNDYLSSKAKIFSNQKTGDFTVINASDSYLLKMKDIIHSNLCYFSLNKKVPEGAYINRDEIMFCKDEEIEVICKKDVFPLLGEHNLENCLAAVVAAKILGLNKFEIEKGLRSFQNIEHRLEEVGEIKGVEFINDSKSTNVACLEKALLTLKAPLFLILGGIDKGNDYSQIETLIKSKVKSIFAIGKSKEKIAEVFKNIVDVVINETLEKAVECALKNAKSGEKILFSPACASFDMFKDYKDRGKQFKKIFSRLKKEYE
- the ftsW gene encoding putative lipid II flippase FtsW, whose protein sequence is MNKINFMLLMVVVLLACIGLIVVYSASSAYAMDRFGSSYYFFHRQLLWLFVGGMGLIFTYNLPYKKWKAASKPLIMVSILLLLMTISPLGRQAGGAKRWIGFGGFLLQPAEIVKLFFVIYIADFLSRKKVKIKSFFQGLCPPLFLLSVVVVILLLQPDFGTAVLIAVLTFILFFVGGGSLVYLFSLFFLSLPIAYYLVFNVGYRRERVMTILNPYKDPQGAGFQLIQSIIAIGSGRIFGKGIGASKQKLFFLPSSYNDFIFSIIAEELGFIGATTIILLFVVFVILGFRIVLKAREAKDDFAVLLALGIILLISIQAFINIGVSTGILPTKGLCLPFVSYGGSSLVVSLTSVGILLNIGKSR